In Monodelphis domestica isolate mMonDom1 chromosome 3, mMonDom1.pri, whole genome shotgun sequence, the following proteins share a genomic window:
- the KCNS2 gene encoding potassium voltage-gated channel subfamily S member 2 gives MTGQSLSDLSEANFEDSEISVNVGGFKKKLRSHTLLRFPETRLGRLLHCRSKESILELCDDYDDAQNEFYFDRNPELFPYVLHFYNTGKLHVMGELCVFSFSQEIEYWGINEFFIDSCCSYSYHGRKMEPDQEKWDEQSDQESTTSSFDEILAFYNDASKFDGQPLGNLRRQLWLALDNPGYSILSRVFSILSIMVVLGSIVTMCLNSLPDFLIPDSQGNPEEDPRFEIVEHFGIAWFTFELVARFAVTPEFFKFFKNALNLIDLMSIIPFYITLVVNLVVESSPTLANLGRVAQVLRLMRIFRILKLARHSTGLRSLGATLKYSYKEVGLLLLYLSVGISIFSVVAYTIEKEENEGLATIPACWWWATVSMTTVGYGDVVPGTTAGKLTASACILAGILVVVLPITLIFNKFSHFYRRQKQLESAMRSCDFGDGMKEVPSVNLRDYYAHKVKSLMASLTNMSRSSPSELSLNDSLH, from the coding sequence ATGACGGGCCAGAGCCTGTCCGATTTGTCCGAAGCCAACTTCGAGGATAGCGAGATCAGCGTCAATGTTGGGGGTTTCAAGAAGAAGCTGCGCTCTCACACGCTGTTGCGCTTCCCGGAGACCCGGTTGGGCCGCCTCCTGCACTGCCGCTCCAAAGAGTCCATCCTGGAGTTGTGTGATGACTATGACGACGCGCAAAACGAGTTCTACTTTGATAGGAACCCGGAACTCTTTCCTTACGTCCTGCACTTCTACAACACAGGCAAACTGCACGTGATGGGAGAGCTCTGTGTTTTCTCCTTCAGCCAGGAGATAGAGTACTGGGGGATCAATGAGTTCTTCATCGACTCCTGCTGCAGCTACAGCTACCACGGAAGGAAGATGGAGCCTGACCAAGAGAAATGGGACGAGCAGAGTGACCAGGAGAGCACTACTTCCTCCTTTGATGAGATACTGGCTTTCTACAACGATGCATCCAAGTTTGATGGACAGCCCTTGGGCAACCTCCGAAGACAACTATGGTTGGCTCTGGATAACCCAGGCTATTCCATCCTGAGCCGAGTATTTAGTATTCTTTCCATCATGGTGGTACTAGGTTCCATTGTCACCATGTGCCTCaatagtcttcctgactttctgATCCCTGATAGCCAAGGCAACCCAGAAGAAGACCCCAGGTTTGAAATTGTGGAGCACTTTGGGATTGCCTGGTTCACCTTTGAGTTAGTGGCCAGGTTTGCCGTGACTCCAGAGTTCTTCAAATTCTTTAAGAATGCACTGAACTTGATTGATCTCATGTCCATCATTCCCTTCTACATCACCTTGGTGGTCAACCTAGTGGTGGAGAGTTCTCCCACCTTGGCCAACTTAGGCAGGGTAGCCCAAGTCCTCAGGCTCATGAGGATTTTTCGAATCCTAAAATTGGCCAGACATTCCACTGGCCTTCGATCCTTAGGGGCAACCTTGAAATATAGCTACAAAGAGGTGGGGCTCCTCTTGCTTTATCTTTCAGTGGGCATATCAATATTCTCTGTAGTGGCCTATACCAtcgaaaaagaagaaaatgagggtcTGGCCACAATCCCTGCCTGCTGGTGGTGGGCAACTGTGAGCATGACAACTGTGGGCTATGGCGATGTTGTTCCAGGGACCACAGCTGGAAAACTGACTGCTTCAGCTTGTATCCTTGCTGGCATTCTTGTGGTGGTACTGCCAATAACTCTGATCTTcaataaattttcacatttttataggCGCCAAAAGCAACTGGAAAGTGCTATGCGCAGCTGCGATTTTGGGGATGGAATGAAGGAAGTTCCTTCAGTCAACCTAAGGGACTACTATGCCCACAAAGTTAAGTCACTGATGGCAAGTCTTACCAACATGAGCAGGAGCTCACCCAGTGAACTAAGCTTAAATGATTCTCTACATTAG